Proteins encoded by one window of candidate division KSB1 bacterium:
- a CDS encoding SsrA-binding protein — MGEKVITTNRKARHEYQVLDTMEAGIVLAGTEVKALRDGRA; from the coding sequence ATGGGTGAAAAGGTAATCACAACCAATCGAAAAGCACGTCATGAATACCAGGTGCTCGATACCATGGAAGCCGGAATTGTGCTTGCCGGCACTGAAGTCAAAGCCTTGCGCGACGGGCGCGCCA